The window TTGCAGGAGCAAAGCCCAGAGTCTGTAAGGCCAGATCAGGTGCCCATGAGGAAAAGACAGCTGCCTGCTTCCTTCTGGGAAGAGCCCAGACCAACTCAGAGTCTGCTGGTCGGGAGCTTTCCTGCCGGATTGGATGGGCTCCCAAACTCCAGGGACCTTCCTCCTTACGAGGGCAAGAAAAGCAAAAAGGGTCCCGATACCACAGAGCCAGGCAGCCCCCCTCTGCCTGCCCAACCCAGTGGGGAGAAGGAGCCTATCAAAGTGCCCGGGACATCCTTATCTGGCCGGATGAATGCCTGGAGCTGCTGTCCATTTCAGTACCATGGACAACCTGTTTACCAAACCCATGGAGCCCTACCTCAGTCACCGTTTCCAGGCCTCGGGCTATGGAGAAAAAGCACAGCACCCACAGGGGAGATCCAACACTTCTGCAAGGAGGTGGGCAGTATGGGGCAGAAACTATACAGACCAGTGGTTTTGAAACCCATCCCTACCAAGCCGGCTGGGCCACCTCCTATTTTCAATGTGTTTGGATACATTTAgcctgagggaggggaggggattttgTGCTGTGTACGGTAGCTCTTTCAAATGAAATTCAAATGTAACTTCAGACATTGGCCCATCAGCTAGTCACACTGTGGAGCAATTCTTCGGGGAAGAATATGCTGTCGTTTCCATCTGTCTATAGATGGGCAGCCATTACCGGCTGCTCCTTTAATCGGAAAGGCACAAGCTGGCTGACTTAAATAGTGGTTGTGAATACATTTGGGTGTCAGTCTCCCCTCACTGCACTGGTATAATTCAGGAATAACTCTTACGGAAGCCAGTGCAGTTAAATGACAGGCGAACCGGGCCTCTTGTATTTAAGATAATTGTTTGACCCAGGGTGTGTCAGGCTAAGAACCATTTGGAATCTGCACTTGTAACACCTACGAGACCTTTTCCATATGGGACTGTCTTTAGGGGGACACTTTGTACCACCAGCACCAATGACGTGATTAAACTGATAACGTCTCTTGTACTTTAAAGTCATTCTAAAGAAATCAGTTAAGGTTTTCAGGTCACTTTCTTTTACCAATAGGGCAGTATTTCATGCAGAAGATAAGTTTGTAAATCGATTTCAGCTCTTCTCTTGTGTAAATATcaagagagtttttaaaaaaataaagcaggtAATTTTATTTGTCTCCACATCTCAAGTATGTTCAGACTGCATGTTTATTTTCCTCCCAAGGAGTAGGTTCAGGTTCAGTTTGTAAAGGCGTTGTCATTCAGAAacgggggcctgattctcccatcATTCACAGtggtgtaagtcaggagtagCTCCACGGGAGGCTATGAAATTAGCCAGTTTAAAACTGGTGTGAATGAGAGCAGACCTCCCCTGTGACAACTAGGCGAATAGACTGGAAATGGTTTAGCATTTGAACACGTAAGTGCAAAACTAGTGAGATAAGAGAGAAGATCGGCGCGCGAACACATTGGCACTAAAGCCTCCGGGTCTGTctgctacagtgacacagctgctctGCTGCAGCACTGTAGGGCAGACACTTTACTACAGGCTCTGAAGGGCTTCTCCCAGGGCTGTCATAAATCCCCCTCCccaagaagcagcagccaggttgacagaagaattcttccgttgacctaaagGTGTCTACAAAGGGGGCTTAGCTTGGCTTAACTATGTATCTCGGGGGGAGGGTTAATTTTTCACACTCCTTAGCGACATAACTAGGTCAACCtatgttttaggtgtagaccaagcctcagttgATCAGGGCAATGAGCTTCCCAGGGACAATTCTCTACTCTGCCTGgggactggtctacactaggagcttaCATTGGCATGACTACACTGCTCGGGGGTGATCCACAGTCCCGAGCGATGTAGccatgctgacctaacccccggtgtaacCAGCACAaggtggacagaagaattccaCTGCAGCTGTCCCTTTGTAGCGGtttaagtgtagccatgccctgactCTAAGATGGAAAGCTGCAGATAAATAAGTACTCTAGTAGTTTGCAAGTTATTCACTTGCAAAGCTGGTCATGTGTGATGaaatcacttctgaaaggttAAAAGGAGTGTTTTGTTAAACTTCTCTAAAGCCTACAAAGAAGTGATGTTAAATAGGACAGGAGACCTACGATTAAAtattatggacctgattctccagtCACTTAGTGGTGTAAATCACTGAGGTCAATAGAGATACACTAGTATAAAAGggacaggagaatcaggccatgtGCGTCCGGGGcctaatccagctcccactggagaCAATGGGAACCTTTCCATAATTTTAGTGGTAGATGGGCCAGGTCCCTTTACTGTTACTGTGgtgctttacactggtgtagtgccattgactttagtggagttactcctgattctcacctgtgtgagaggagaatcaggttcaACACCTTTTGAGGGCCTAACTATTGTAAAGAAAACGATCAGCTAAACAAACACTGAGGAATGGATCctcagctcttcagctggtataaacggGCATGACACTTCAtgcattcacaccagctgaggatctggtcttgtATACTGCCTGAAACTTTTATTAAGGGCATGCAGataattctctggcctgtgggcCCATTTTTTCACAGCCATCCCAATGATAACCCTGAGAGTAGCTTATGCAGAAGTGAAGCCAGAGTGGATTAGTCCTGCAGTCTAAAAGTAACAGCATGAAAGAGGAACCAGGCTTGAGTCCTAACTTCCTTCTCCTTGTAagtcattcacacctgtgcaaagaaGGCATTATACAACACAATtctctgatttggtagcattttaccaGCTTTGCATGGTTGTAAATAATAGCATAAGGTCCAGAAGAATCAGGTTCATAAAGTCTTGGGGGCCAGCATGGAAGTGTGGGTATGGCTCCTCTCTCACACTTCAATACCTCCTCCTTGCTTCAGAAAAGACTCCATGAAGAGGCAGTGTCCTTGATCCTGCATCCATTGAAGTGAAATTCAAAATTCCCTCTTAGAAGGAGAAATGGGCCCAAGAGAGGCAAGCTGCAGAGCTACAGACAAGGGGTTCCTGTAGCTCTTTCTCACATCAGTGACCCTTACTCACACTTGTAGTCGGACTGAAACCAATGGGCCAGATGCTGAACAGTCACAACTGTGTGAACCCAGCGTAGCTTCACTGGTGTTATGCCAGGCTGCCAGCAGGCAGGATGACTGGGATCAGCACCTGGCTCTCTGGAACCACTTCAGAAGGTATGGTTCCATCAAAATGGAAACACTCCATGAAACTGGGTCAATGtcatttcagaggaaggtggggaggggaagggagagttcTGACGTCAAAccacttctgttttttttttattttaagtgacTTTCCATTTAGAACTTTTTATTTTGTAGGATCATGGCTAACACTATAATACGATAACTCTGGAACATCAGAATTggaacaaaatgtcaaaatgaaacttaTCACcctaaaactatttttttttaattttcctttgcaAGTTTGAACAAcgccaaatttcaaaatccttcACGAAACGGAAAGCCCAACCTCTGGATGGTTCTAGTTCCAGGGCTGGGACCTTTCATGGAGTTCTGGTGTATCCTAAGAAGTGAAGCAGCAGTGCTCCAGAACGCGAATGACATCATTATATGTAGCTGAAGTAACTGACgaggtttcatagaatcatagaatatcagggttggaagggacctcaggaggtcatcaaagcaggacgaatccccagCGAAATCAAATGTTTGTGTGAGACATTCTTCTTAAGCCTTCTGGGAAGCTACAACCTCTCCTCCAGCAATACAAGTCTCCTCTTCCTGTGATTACTGTTTATAGATTATAACTTATTACTGCTTTGATTAGTTCAAACTTTCCCCAGATACCTCTTTGTCTAGGTCCTCAGAGCAGCAGGTAACATTTTAGAATGTTAgtttatttgccttttgtttaGAAGCTGAAAAACATAACATTGGAAAGCCACCATTTGCTCAAATGTAatgcaaatgtaaaatattaaacccacactatattttataaataatggcaaaaaataataaaacaattgaaAAAGCTTTTATACAAAAAAGTGCACAAGAACATAAAGTGAATTGCACATGTTGCAATAAAAAAGTACAGTAATCTGGCCATTTAATATTCCTGGAACAGCTGAAACAATTCTCATCACTGAAGATGTCTGTCCTGATGTATAAAAATATACCATTTTATTGCATATTGGAACTACTGAATTGGTTCCAAAGCCTTGGCTCCAAAGTATTTTTTCCGTTTCACAGCTGTATtcatttttataaatgaaaggAGAATTTGTACAGATTCAGGACATCGGGTATGAGAGAGGTAGCCTACCCTGTTTTAGTGCAAATAAATGTAAACCAACTGTGGAAAGACTGGCAGTGAGGGTCAAGCAGAAAGGATAAAGTAATATTGTGATTGCCAGGTCAAATCTTCAATGGAGAGATCTCTCCTCAGTTTATGTGTACAgtacaggcctgattctgctctcacttgcactaattttacaccagggtagctctattgatttcagtggcggTATTATCCTGACCGATACAAATATGATAGAGGAATCAGGCCTGTAGGTATCCAGTTAAGGAGTAATACGTCTTTTGCTCAACCCATACCCAGTTTCAGTTTTTCCAGGttcaacaaaacagaacaatCCTGCATCCCATGATCATTTTGCATATGTAAAGGTTTCCTCTCCATAGTATTCCACAGCTTTGGATTGCTTATGAAATCCCAGCACTACTGTATGTACACGGTTTGTGATTGCAGATCATTCTACCAAAAAGGTGGCCTCGGATAATCTGATTATACAACAAATAAGTATTTAGGTAAACCATCTCCACCATGCCAGGTTTCAGTATCAATATCTGTTTGCAACTCAGTCTGATTCTAGCCTGTGACACTGGTTTAATTTCAggggagttgctcctgatttatagTAGTGGAAGTAAGCAAGAACCAGGCCCTCCAGGCTCAACCCACACAGGTGTGAGCTATGCCAGCTAAACAGGTGATTTTTTATATATCAAAAGCTACTTAGTTCACACAGTACTGTTAGGACTACTTGAGCTGGCCTGTGGAATCCTTTCACATGTGGGTGTGCACTTTACTCGCAGGCATAAGTCTCTTCAATGAAGTAAGTGTTCACCAGCATAAGAAGGGCTGTATGGCCAGGCCATGCATCTGTTCACCTAGGATGTTCATGCTAAATATTCAAAAGCAAGGTTGTGTCTGAGCAGCTCTACGGCTTCCTTTCGGGAAGGCGGTAATGTGCCTGGCCTCACAAGTAGGGCTCCCAGGGTGAGTCTTTTTCTGATTCTTTATTGTATGTTTCTTGGCAAATTATGGTTCACTATTGACAGGGGGAAATGTGGTGAGTTTTAAGTGGTGTCAAAAATTGTTTTCTTAGAATTATGTAAAAATTCTCTGAAGCGCCATGCTGCTGGGATGAGTTACCAGGCAGCAGGGGTGATTTtcagagctccctgcagcagaCTGTTTGCAAACACCAAAGGCTGGATCCTTGCTGGTATAAATGGGTGTTACACCACTGGAGTAACGGGTGCTGTGCCCATTTACACTAACTGCGGAGTGGGCGCCTATTCTGAATTATTTTCTCTCTGAGGTTTCTATATCGagctgctcagcatcttgcaggatctggcccgtCATTGTTTTTGGAGTGGGAAATAGCCTGGTGTTTGGCATCTCTTCTGTCCTTCATCTCCCTTTCAACCCTGACAGCGTGTCTGGAGTGCAGGAGATACCCACCGGAGGAGGGAAAATGGTCAGCATCATTGTTAGACCTGAGAATGAGGGGCCAACACATCAGCGGGAGTAAAGGAAGACAACGGGTGGAGCTGTCTCCATTTTCACTAGCTGCGGAGCTGGCCAGGCACTAATCACTTACTTCAAAGCTCTGCTAGAGGAGCACAGCTCCATCTGAATGGAAAGGGCATTGGGTTCTCAACTGCCACTGCGTTTTGGAAGGGGACAGTCAACACACCCAAGTGCAATTAGCTGCAGTTGTTGCTACTGTTGCGTACATTCCCTTCCGCAAGCGCTGGAAGGTATTTCACCCCAAACGTTGGGCAAAAACAGACATGCATGTGTGCAATACACTTAATAGTTTTGTGTTAAGGTGTACAAGTCTACAAAAAGAAACCTTTGTGCAATGCAGCCCTGTTTGTCAGGAATAACTGTAATTCCCCTGCTTTGCTTAGATTTCTATCTGAATCAGTATCTGGTGGGCAAGTCAACACACAAAATCATACCTAATGTATGTATGGTTGGACGTGCAGATAATCTCTGGTAGGAATCCAAATCAGATTGGAGCCCAAAACTCCTTTTGTGTTTACAATAAGAGGATGAAGAGCCTATGTATTTCTAGGCCAAGTTTTGCAAAGGTAGGGGTCTAATGTAAATCCTTATATAGGTGCCAAATaagtgatctgattttcaaaggggctgaaATCTAGCagcttccattgatgtcagtgggagcttctgggtactcagcactttgaAATTCAGACCATTTAGGGCCAATTTATGATAATGTAATGTTCCTTGAGTAGCATCTTACTGCACAAgtcccccactgacttcagtggaattacttgtGGCATAAGTAAATGTTTAATGTAAGTGTATCATAATCTGGCACTATTTTAAATGCATAAATAAGGACATAGGAGCCTAATTTTgagcacccatttttgaaaatcttagtgcCGGTGtttataattttgaaataatctCACTCTTCTACAAGTAACAGTAGCTCAGTGTCTTGGCTTCACTTAAATCTGTCACCTGAacttcagggcctgattctgctctcacagcAATTTTATGGTGGAGAaaatccattgatttctgtggtgCTATTTCGGATTTATACCAGTTAAAAGGAGTTCAGAATTGCTTTTGGATCTTCACTGTAGAAATTCACTTACACCAGAACCCTGTCTACTTCTTATACACTTTTAATATACCACAAGCAGTATTTACTGTGAGCTAAATCCTTCAGTCCTTAGATTTTTACTCAAATAAAATGTCCACTGACTTAAACAGGAGTTTAGGATGAGTCAAGTCTTCTCGGTTTGCACCAATATTTACAAAATGTCTTTGCTGGGGGGGGAAAAATCTCAAAAGTTCTGAGTTTTTAACGCTTGGAAATCAAGTGAACTGTTCATAAAGAAAggccaaaagaaacaaaaaataaataggtgagagagacaatgtCAAGGTACCAGAGAATTAGCAACCAGCAAACAGCTCAGTCTAACatgacagaaaacaaaataacacTCAGGGAAATGTGATTGTTTCCCCACATATGCAGATTCTTGACAATTACTGACTCCTGAGCATTGAAGAACTCTAACCTCGGAAAGACCCTCAGGTCTTTTTTGAATCCCACAATGTCACTTGGCTTTGGCTCTGCTAGTTTTTCAGTGCTGGCTTTCCTGTCCCCTTCCCTACAGAGCTTTCAGGTGTGTAACATTGCAAAGCACTTGTTTTCTTTTGGGAAAAAAGAATCAAAGGGTAGTCTGTCCTGTTTGTGTCACCCTGTGTCTTTCACCctccctttcttctctctccctttccagcATTGTAATGCACATAGATTAGCTATGGGGTGATCCTTCCCATCATGCAATCCGTTCAACATGATCATGTGAATACTCTCTTCTCTAATGAATTGGGTTGTTGCACCAGGAAGCTGCTGATCACCAGGTTTGCACGAGGTCACTGTGAATAATCATACTGTAGGTATCGAATCAGTCTGCCCGGCAGAGGCAAAGTGTCAATCAGTTTAATGCGGTTTCTCCCAATCACGTTTCGAACCTTGATCCGGCAAAGGTGAGCGAGAGGCCTGGGGGGCTCTGGAAAAGAGACAGGACCTAAATGTTAGTCGGGCATTTTCAGATCAGTTGAGTTATTAAGCTAGGTCAGTGCCTCACATGCTGAGCCATGACATTTATTAGGGGCTGTGGAGGAAGGACCCCCAGCAGTGGAGTCAGTGCAGTCAAAGGGGATGAACTGTGAGGTGAGCCACTTATGGTGTGTACATCCTCTGCACAGCACTCAGCTCAGCTCCCTGACAGGTCCAGGTGTGCtgcaagtgggggtggggcagatcaGATAGCGGGGGCATGGGGGAGCAGCTGTGGCTGTGGAGTGTCTCTGctgtctgggatggggggtgggattccttccctctcttctccctcatCCCAGCTCATCTTCTCAGTGCCTGACACACCTGCTTAAGTATGCTACTGGTGGATGAGCATTTGCACCTTAATACATGCCCCGCACTAACCACAGCCTGCTTCCAGTCTGTCCGACATTGCAGCCCGGCCAAGTTCTAGATTCAGACCTGCCGGGGGAGGACAGCTGGCTCCATGTGCTAACACATCACACTGCCACATGGGGCTGGGAGCTATGCCCCTTGTTCGCAGGCTGGCAGGAACTGAGACACAATgtgaggaagaagagaggaaataCTTCAGATAGCTCTGTGGCAACCCCTCTGGCTCAACCAGGAACCATGCTCAGCCCTCCTTGGCCAGAACAATGGTAGGCACAATATGAGGCCTTGAAAGTAGCTGGGGAAATGGTTTAGGGATCCCCAGGATTCTGAAGAGGGCTGAAAGAATCCCCTGGAAAAAAGGAGATTTGTAAGTGTGGAGGGGGAATAGGGTGAACCCTTGTGCCAATGAGCCAGGTCACCAAGTAATCCCCTGCATTACAAAATGCGAGCCATGAGGATCTGCCAGCTCAGCtgtcattagaatcatagaatatcagggttggaagggacctcaggaggtcatctagcccaaccccctgttcaaagcaggatcAGTCCCCAACTGAGCTGAACCCTAATGCAAACACTGTTTAGCAAAAAGGTGGAGATGCAAATATAAACCAGATAAAAGCTAGAGGGATTAACACAAAAGAGTCTCTAGAACAGCGAAGTCTCACTGAGATCAGTGGCTGCCCAGGCACTTAGGTGTAGTGCTGAAAGAGGGGACTAGAGTTTAGGACTCCTGAAGTGCATCTCAGAGTCTGCTACTGTCTTGCTGAGCGGCTTTTGGCAAGTTACTTAACTATACTCAGTCTCCCACTATTAAACCCTCCCACTAATAACCTGACAGAATTTAATAAGGATGACACCAAATACAGTTCAGTAGAAATTGCACTAAAGAGCTACCCTACCTTTCCACAAGGGATCCAATGATAGAGCATCCTACCTGTGAAGGAAGGTGGTTTCTGACTGCTGAAGCTTTTTATGACCATCAGGCTGTCCCCCCGCAATGTGACTTCCCTGGTACCGATTCTGGCCTGTGTAATGTAATTCAGCCCAGTGTCATACCTGCTTTCTCTTTAATGACTGCCCAGTCCTCGTAGCTGTCTATGTGCTCCTTTAGCCGGGCACAGAGCTGCACATTGCCCACATAATCCAGGAGAACATCGATAATAGGCCCAGCCCAGCGATTCATCTCCGGAGCAGACACCATAtcacaaaactgaaacaaaaaccaTAGCTACTGCAGTAAGTGTGAGATTGATAAGTTCCTCAGGGGAGAGACACTGTCAGGACATCATGTTGGTTATGCCTTCATACCATGGATAAAGACAGTTCTTAATTTTCCCTCTGAAAACTTCTACGAAAAACCCCTTATTGCTGCTGAGGGCAAAATCATCCCCTCTCCCACTGTGCGTGAAAGAAACAAAATCCCAGTGGATTCCTGGCTCTGGAGCATGGAAGAGGTATCAACCACTTATAGGGCACAGTATCCTCTGTCCCCGAAAAAGGGTCCTCAGGGTAGTCAAGGATCCATGAGTGGCTGGGTGCTTGGATGAGAGCCCACAGCTTTCCCTGGATACCAGCAGAGCATCTGCTTTAAAGTCAGAACAACCTTAGGCTCTATCACCCTTAGCatgttccctttcttttctttgggATCCTAGTCTGGGGAAAGTCTGAGGTAGCAGTTGGCAGGGTAGGCAGTGCAGGGGCACAGGACTTCAACGAGGAAGGATGACGCCTCCAGTAGATTCCCTGACATCTTCAGGTTTGTGGGGCAGCTGAACTCCTGGCTAAGGAACAGTCTGGTGGAGATGCTACAAGATAAACCACATGGAGCTTTTGCTTCACTATGTAGGTTATTCTGTGTCAAAAAACAAACTGGGCCTAATATGGGGCCTAAAGCCTGCCATCCCCCTTACTTTCTCCTGAAGCAGGAAAAACTCGTTGTCAATGGAAGCTGGTGGGCGCTCAGCACCTTTGAATATCAGGCCActcatttaggtgtctaaatacaaTCTTAGAAGCCTGACTTTCAGcacccatttaaaaaatatggcCTATCTTTCTACATAAATCCAACCCCAtccttctgtttcttttagaggGCCATGTCATGACCATCACCAAAGTATCTGTTTtccaagtgtcataaatataaagggaagggtaaaccccttttaaaatcccttctggccagaggaaaaatcctctcacctgtaaagggttaagaagctaaaggtaacctcgctggcacctgaccaaaatgaccaacgaggagacaagatactttcaaaagctgggaggagggagagaaacaaagggtttgggtctgtctgtatgctgcttttgccagggacagaacaggaatggagtcttagaacttttagtaagtaatctagctaggtatgtgttagattatgatttctttaaatggctgagaaaagaactgtgctgaatagaatgactatccctgtctgtgtgtcttttttgtaacttaaggttttgcctagagggattctctatgttttgaatctaattaccctgtaaggtatctaccatcctgattttacagaggtgattcctttacttctattaaaagtcttcttgtaagaaaactgaatgctttttcattgccctaagatccaagggtttgggtctgtggtcacctgtgcaaattggtgaggatttttaccaaatcttccccaggaagtggggtgcaagggttgggaggattctggggggaaagacatgtccaaactacatttcccagtaaacccagttaaagtttggtggtggcagtggaaattccaagggcaaagggtaaaattaatttgtaccttggggaagttttaacctaagctggtaaaagtaagcttaagaggttttaatgcaggtccccacatctgtaccctagagttcagagtggggaaggaaccttgacaagtaaATTAGATCTGTGTTGCAAGGTCCCCAGTAGACTTCAGTGGGTCTCCTGCTCTTCCGGTTATAAGAAGTTCTGTTTGGGctatatgggcctgattttcctacTCCTTACCCGTGGTATTGGCATTCACACCTGCCTAAAGGGAGCACAAAGTGAGTGTAAAGTGCTACCACATCCAAACGGCAGCACTTTATATCCACTTTGTCCAGGTTTAAATGATGACGCACAGTGCAAGACAATGCAGAAGCAGATCCTGTGTCTAATGgtattcttcttcttttctccgGCAGCCACCCTCTCCGCATATACACAGACTACATTCAAACACTCATCAAATAAACTAACAGAAAATGTTCGGGGGGGAACCACAGAGTGCAACCCTAGGAAATGTGAGTGTTACAGAAACAAAATTACACTGGGGCTGGTATAGCTCTGGACTTTTCTACTCCAGTCTTGTCACTCAGGTTCCTTAATTTGGCAGAGAGCAAAGCTACACTGAGTTGATTAAACTCAaacctaatttgatggtgtccagtttgcaaattaatcctagttctgcagtttcttgttggagtctgtttttgaaggttttttgttcaagaattaccacttttaagtctgttattgagtgtccagagagactgaagtgttcacctactggtttttgaatgttacaattcttgatgtctgatttgtgtccatgtacattggtcaaaccggacagtctctatgcaaaagaataaatgaataatttgcaaactggacaccatcgaaataggcctgaataaagactgggggtggatgggtcactacaaaaagtaattttccctccattgatacttacaccttcttgtcaactgttggaaatgggcgacGTCCACCacgattgcattggcctcgttagcacttcaaaagtaattttccctccttTGGTATTACCCC of the Eretmochelys imbricata isolate rEreImb1 chromosome 6, rEreImb1.hap1, whole genome shotgun sequence genome contains:
- the FAM181A gene encoding protein FAM181A produces the protein MASDSEVKTLLNFVNLASSDIKAALDKSAPCRRSVDHRKYLQKQLKRFSQKYSRIPRCHPSKSMESSSKKGAEDRNRSSDPDGTDPNHCTVSSEKALRLSEVEENFSGEQVLQEQSPESVRPDQVPMRKRQLPASFWEEPRPTQSLLVGSFPAGLDGLPNSRDLPPYEGKKSKKGPDTTEPGSPPLPAQPSGEKEPIKVPGTSLSGRMNAWSCCPFQYHGQPVYQTHGALPQSPFPGLGLWRKSTAPTGEIQHFCKEVGSMGQKLYRPVVLKPIPTKPAGPPPIFNVFGYI